The genomic DNA GGGGGGGTCAAGGTGAAGCCAGGCAGACATTTAGGGTTGGGGGCACCCCCCCCGAGGTGATTTTTGGGGTTGGAAGTTGGAATTTGGGGCAGAAATGGGGACGGACGGGGGGGGGGTGAGAATCCCAAAGtcagtgctgggggggggctgagaTCCTGGGGGGGGCGAGATCAGAGGTTTGGGGTCAGGATTCCAAATTTGGGGTCAGAATCAGAGGTTTGGGGTCAGAATTCCGAGGTTTGGGGTCAGGATCCGAGGTTTGGGGTCAGAATTCCGAGGTTTGGGGTCAGAATTCCAAAGTTTGGGGTTGGGATCTTGATGTTTAGGGTCAGGATCCGGTGCTTCGGGTCGGGATCTTGATGCTTGGGGTCAAAATTCGGATGTTTGGGGTCATGATCCGATGCTTGGAGTCAAAATTCAGATGTTTGGGGTCAAAATTCGGATGTTTAGGGTCAGAATCTGATGCTTGGGGTCAAAATTCGGATGTTTGGGGTCAGGATCTCGATGTTTGGGGTTGGGATCTCGATGTTTGGGGTCAAAATTCGGATGTTTAGGGTCGGGATCCGATGCTTGGGGTCAGGATCTTGCCGTTTGGGGTCAAAATTCGGATGTTTGGGGTCATGATCCGATGCTTGGGGTCAAAATTCGGATGTTTGGGGTCAGGATCCGATGCTTGGGGTCAAAATTCGGATGTTTGGGGTCAGGATCTGATGCTTGGGGTCAAAATTCGGATGTTTGGGGTCAGAATTCGGATGTTTGGGGTCAGAATTCCAAGGTTTGGGGTGAGGATCTTGATGTTTGGGGTCAAACTTCGCATGTTTAGGGTCAGGATCTCGCCGTTTGGGCTCAAACTTCGGATATTTGGGGTCAGGATCTCGACGTTTGGGGTCAAAATCCAGATGTTTAGGGTCAGGATCTGATGCTTGTGGTCAAAATTCGGATGTTTGGGGTCAGCATTCCAAAGTTTGGGGTCAGAATTCTGAAGTTTGGGGTCAGGATCCGATGCTTGGGGTCAAAATTCGGATGTTTGGGGTCAGCATTCCAAAGTTTGGGGTCAGAATTCTGAAGTTTGGGGTCAGGATCCGATGCTTGGGGTCAAAATTCGGATGTTTGGGGTCAGGATCCGATGCTTGGAGTCAAAATTCAGATGTTTGGGGTCAAAATTCGGATGTTTGGGGTCAGGATCTTGATGCTTGGGGTCAAAATTCGGATGTTTAGGGTCAGGATCCGATGCTTGGGGTCAAAATTCGGATGTTTGGGGTCAGGATCTCGATGTTTGGGGTCAGGATCTTGACGTTTGGGGTCAAAATTCGGATGTTTGGGGTCATGATCCAATGCTTGGGGTCAGGATCCGATGCTTGGGGTCAAAATTCGGATATTTGGGGTCAGGATCTTGACGTTTGGGGTCAAAATTCAGATGTTTAGGGTCAGGATCCGATGCTTGGGGTTGGGATCTTGATGCTTGGGGTCAAAATTCGGATGTTTGGGGTCAGGATCTCGATGTTTAGGGTCATGATCTCGACGTTTGGGGTCAAAATTCGGATGTTTGGGGTCAGGATCTCGACGTTTGAGGTCAAAATTCGGATGTTTAGGGTCGGGATCCGATGCTTGGGGTCAAAATTCGGATGTTTGGGGTCAGCATTCCAAAGTTTGGGGTCAGAATTCTGAAGTTTGGGGTCAGGATCCGATGCTTGGGGTCAAAATTCGGATGTTTGGGGTCAGCATTCCAAAGTTTGGGGTCAGAATTCTGAAGTTTGGGGTCAGGATCCGATGCTTGGGGTCAAAATTCGGATGTTTGGGGTCAGAATCCGATGCTTGGAGTCAAAATTCAGATGTTTGGGGTCAAAATTCGGATGTTTGGGGTCAGGATCTTGATGCTTGGGGTCAAAATTCGGATGTTTAGGGTCAGGATCCGATGCTTTGGGGTCAAAATTCGGATGTTTGGGGTCAGGATCTCGATGTTTGGGGTCAGGATCTTGACGTTTGGGGTCAAAATTCGGATGTTTGGGGTCATGATCCGATGCTTGGGGTCAGGATCCGATGCTTGGGGTCAAAATTCGGATATTTGGGGTCAGGATCTGACGTTTGGGGTCAAAATTCAGATGTTTAGGGTCAGGATCCGATGCTTGGGGTCAGATATTGATGCTTGGGGTCAAAATTCGGATGTTTGGGGTCAGGATCTCGATGTTTAGGGTCATGATCTCGACGTTTGGGGTCAAAATTCGGATGTTTGGGGTCAGGATCTCGACGTTTGAGGTCAAAATTCGGATGTTTAGGGTCGGGATCCGATGCTTGGGGTCAAAATTCGGATGTTTGGGGTCAGGATCCGATGCTTGGGGTCAAAATCAGATATTTGGGGTCAGGATCTGCCCACGTTTGGGGTCAAAATCCGGATGTTTAGGGTCAGGATCTGATGCTTGTGGTCAAAATTCGGATGTCTGGGGTCAGCATTCCAAAGTTTGGGGTCAGAATTCTGAAGTTTGGGGTCAGGATCCGATGCTTGGGGTCAAAATTCGGATGTTTAGGGTCATGATCCAATGCTTGGGGTCGGGATCTCGATGCTTGGGGTCAAACTTCGGATATTTGGGGTCAGGATCTCGCCGTTTAGGGTCAGGATCTCGCCGTTTGGGCTCAAACTCCGGCTATTTGGGGTCAGGCTCTCGGTTTTTTTGGGGTCAGAATCCCCCTTTTCGGTGCATCCCCTCAGTGCTCCATGGGGGCCGTTGACCCCGGAGTCCCGGGGGCCAGTTTGGGGTTCCCCCCCCGGGGGGATCGGCCCtattgtcccccccccccctccccgccgcccccggccccgttTGTGACCCCGCACGCAGTGCGCGTTCCCGCAGCCttcggcctcctcctcctcctcctcttcctcctcctcctccgagcTCTCGGTCGAGCTCTCGCCGAACGCCCGCGGCTTCTCGTAGAtgcagcagcctgggggggggcacgaaattttgggggggggatgaaatttgggggggttaggggggaattggggggcttggggggattttggggggactGGAATGAtcttttggggggctggggggattttgggggattgGGGGGATTGAAggggggggaaattgggggtCTGGGGATGATTTTGGGGGGCCAAAATTGGGGGGGCACAaatttggggggttggggggggaaattggggggttggggggggaaatgggggtctGGGGATGATTTGGGGGGCACAATTGGGGGGGCATGAAATTTGGGGGCTTagggggggaaattggggggttggggggattttgggggggctgggggtgatttggggggggattttgggggggtcggggggatTTGAGGAGGTTGGGGGGGAAATTGGGGATCTGGGGatgatttttggggggggcccgaattgggggggtgaggggggattttggggggtggggggaattgggggggatttttggggatGCGGGGGAAATTGAGGGGTTtcgggggaaatttggggggttggggggaaatggggggctggggggatttttggggggtttggggggaaattggggggctgggggaaaaatggggggggctggggatagttgggggggttaggggggaaatgggggggtcAGGGACAATTCGGGGGGGTCCTTATGACTGGGGGGGGTCCTTATCAGTTGAGGGGGGGCCTtatcaatttggggggggtccaaaTTTGGAGGAGCGCCGCCCAGGTGGGGattggaggggaaaggggggatTGGGGACAATTTGGGGGGGTCCTTAtcaactgggggggggggtcttatcaatttggggggggccttatcaattggggggggtcttATCAGTTGGGGGGGGTCCTtatcaatttggggggggggtccagaCTTGGAGGAGCGCCGCCCCCAGGTGGGGactggaggggaaaggggggatCAGGGACAATTTGGGGGGGTCCTTATCAACTTGGGGGGGGTctataaattgggggggggtcttaTCAGTTGGGGGGGGTCTTATCAATTGGGGGGGGGGCCTtatcaatttgggggggggtccaaaTTTGGAGGAGCGCCGCCCCAGGTGGGGAtcggaggggaaaggggggctgggggcaatttgggggggtcctATCAACTTGAGAGGTGTTCTCAAACTCAATGGGGGACCTTATCAGATCATTAAGGGGTGTTGGGTGGGGGGTCctataaattgggggggggttcCAATTTTGGGGGCGAGTTTGGTGGCATGGACAAAAAGGGGCATGGGTGAATTTGGGGGGTCCTTATAAAATGGGGGCCTatataaattggggggggccttATCAATTGGGGGGGGCCTTATCAGTTGGGGGGGGCCCTTatcagtttggggggggggtctcacaTTTGGAGGAGCGCTGCCCAGGTGGGGactggaggggagggggaatggGGACGATTTGGGGGGGTCCTTATCAAATGGGGGGGTCCTTATCAACTCGGGGGGGGTCTTATCAGTTGGGGGGGGGCCTTATCAGTTGGGGGGGGCCCTTAtcaatttggggggggcctCACACTTGGAGGAGCGCCCCAGGTGGggcctggaggggaaaggggggatcgggggcattttggggggtcttatcaatttggggggggcctTATCAATTTTGGGGGGGTCTTAtaagttggggggggggtcttatcaattgggggggggtcttaTCAGTTGGGGGGGGTCTCACACTTGGAGGAGCGCCGCCCCAGGTGCTCGTTGTCCACGGTGTCGCTCGACCACTCCACCTTCTTGTCGGGCTTCCTCTTGCGCAGCTTCAACGTCAGGCTGCGGTTCTCCTAATTAATTAACGCCCCCCGGTAATTAATTAACACCCCCCCGGGATTAATTAACCCCCCCGGAAATTAATTAACCCCCCCGAGCTTAAttaacccccccccaaactaATTAacccccctccccgtgtcctTATTGCCCCCTTCTCCCCGTCTGTCTTGCCCCCTAATTAACAGCCCCTCCCTAAAACCTAATTAACTCCCCCCTAATTATTACCCCCCTAATTATTACCCCCCTAATTATTACCCCCCTAATTAATTACCCCCCTCCCAATTAATtgcccccccctcagccctcaCAGCCCCTAAAACCTCTTAATTGCCCCCAAACCCGCTTAATTAAGGCCCCCCCTGGTAATtaaggacccccccccgggtaATTAAGGCCCCCTCGCTAATCGAAGCCCCCCCCTCCAGTAATTAAGCACCCCCCGGTTAATTAAAACCTCCTCCCCCGGTAATTAACCCCTCCCCAGTATTTAAAGCCCCCCCTCCCATAATTAAAGCCGCCCCCTTCGTTAATTAAGGCCCTCCCCGTTATTTATAGCCCCCTCCATCAGTAATTAAGTCCCCCCGGTTAATTaaagccccctccccccataATAAGCCCACTACCGGTTAATTAAGACCCCCCCCCGGTTAATTAACCCCCTTCCCGGTTCATAACCCCCTCCCATTATTCACACCCCCCTCCCAGTAATTAAGGCCCCTCCCATTAATACCGGCTCGGCGGTGCCGCTCTGGGTGACGGTGGCGGTGCCGCAGCCGCCGCTttccgccgccgcctccgccatGGCCccgggggccgccgccgccaccgagGCCCCGTCACGGGCCCGGAAGGGGGCGGGGTCGACGCTTCGCCGCTTCCGCTTCCCGCTTCCGGTTCCGCCCGGTAACCGGGCCCGCGGTGCGGCGCTTCTATTGGTCCCCCTGAAGGGACTTCCCGGTGGGGCGCTTCCGGTTGGTGCGGCGGTTAATGGGGTCCCCCACTAGGGGTGCTTCCGCCGTACAGTAGAAGTGCGCATGCGCAGAGCATTAAGGGGGGGGGGTCTTAAAGGGGTAGGTACCGTTTAGGGAGGAGGTAATTAAAGGGGGCAATtaagggggtgaggggggtaattaagggggtgaggggggtaattaatgttattttgggggaaattaaGGGAATTGGGGTCAATGAGTGTTATTTTTGGGGGAAATtaagggggtttgggggcaatTAAAGGAATTGGGGGGGTAATtaagggggtctgggggcaatTAGGGGGGTAATtaagggggtgaggggggtaATTAAGGGAATTGGGgcaattaatgttatttttggGGGAAATTAAGGGAATTGGGGgcaattaatgttatttttggGGGTAATtaagggggtctgggggcaatTAAGGGAATTGGGGGGGTAATTAGGGGGGTGAGGAGGGTAAttaaggggggaggggggcaatTAGGGAATTGGGGGCAATTGATGttattttgggggaaattaaGGGGGTTTGGTGGCAATTAAGGGGATTGGGGGGGTAATtaagggggtgaggggggtaATAAAGAGGGTGAGGGGGGTAATTAAGGGGGTGAGGGGCAATTAATGTTATTTTGGGGGAAGTTAAGGGAATTTGGGGCAATTAATGGTATTTTGGGGGAAATAAAGGGGGTCTGGCGGCAATtaagggggtgaggggggcaaTTAATGGGATTGGGGGGTAATTAAGGGAATTGGGGGCAATTAATgttattttggggggaaattaaaggggtttgggggcaattaatgggattgggggggtaattaagggggtttgggggcaatTAATGGGATTGGGGGGTAATtaagggggtctgggggcaatTAAGGGGTGAGGGGGGTTAATtaagggggtgaggggggcaattaatgttattttgggggaaattaagggggtctgggggcaatTAATGGGATTGGGGGGGTAATTAAGGGAATGGGGGgcaattaatattatttttggggaaattaagggggtctgggggcaattaaggggatttgggggagtaattaagggggtctgggggcaattgggggggtaGGGGGGTATTAAGGGGTGAGGGAGGTAATtaagggggtctgggggcaattaagggggtgagggggcaattaatgttatttttgcGGGAAATTAAGGGGTCTGGGGGCAATTAATGGGATTGGGGGGGCAATTAATGTTATTTTGGGGGGAAGttaagggggtttgggggtaattaatgggattgggggggtaattaagggggtgaggggggcaaTTGGGGTGTCAAAGGGGCAATtaatgggatggggggggcaaATAGGGGCAGTTTATAACCTGGGGGGGGCAGTTCAGGGGTAATTAAGGAGGTGGGGGGGGTGATTTAGGGTCGGGGGGGTAAAAGGGGCAATTAAGGCGCTTGGGGGGGCAAATATGGGGTgagggggcaatttgggggggcAAATAGGGGTGAAGGGGGCAATTTatgacctggggggggggcattatggggcgggggggggcaatAAAGACACCCACAACGACCCTAAAAACGGTTTTATTCCCCCCAAATAGAGGGGTGGGGgcaaaaaacaccccaaaagggGCAAATAacgaagggggggggggcaaataaCAAAGGGGGGGGGCAAATAACAAAAGGGGGGGGGCAAATAACAAAGGGGGGGGGCAAATATCCCCATCACGAATCCTCCTTCTCCTGAAACCTGCGGGGAGaagaggggggggagggaaccttttttgggggaaatccctggtttttgggggggatttttttttgggggggatttttttttttggggggggctttttttttgggggggggcttttttttttgggggggggggtcaaaaATCCCCATCACGAATCCTCCTTCTCCTAAAAACTTCCGGagaaaagaggggggggggttaCGGAGGGAACCTTTTTTTTGGGATcccatttttttggggggattttttgggggggggatttttttttgggggggggggcttttttttttggggggggtcaaaTATCCCCATCACGAATCCTCCTTCTCCTAAAAACTTCCGGAGAAAAGAGGGGGGGGTTACGGAGGGAACCTTTTTTTGGGGTTCCCcaattttggggggggatttttgggggggggggggctttttttttgggggggggctttttttttggggggggggggggggtcaaaaATCTCCCATCACGAATCCTCCTTCTCTTGAAACCTGCGGGGAGAAGAGGGGGGGAGGGAACCTTTTTTGGGGAAATCCccgttttttgggggggatttttgggatggggggggattttttttttggggggggggcttttttttggggggggggctcaccggCAGCGGGTGCAGGTGTAGAAGACGGTTTGGCCCTCGTCGGCCGAGCGCATCTGCCGGGTGTGATACGCCATCCCCTCGTGGCCGCAGCGGGGGCAGCGCCGCTCAACctggcccccccaccccaaaaaaaaaatttgggggggggggggttttaGGGTGCGAACCCCCAGAATCGGGATCGTGGAGGGGTTTGAAGCTCATCcgggggggggttatggggatgggggggatttggggggggtttagggggtggggggggattttggggtgggggggggagatggggggggcATAAaaagggattttggggtggggggggaaaatggggggggtTTAAAGGgattggggggggattttggggtgagggTCTCAATTTGGGGGGGCTTTATACCCATaaaaggggattttggggtgggggggcccaaaatggggggggggttatACCCATAaaaaggggattttggggtgggggggcccaaaatgggggggggttATACCCATAaaaaggggattttggggtgggggggcccaAAATGGGGGGACTTTAAACCCATAaaagggggattttggggtgggggggccaaaatgggggggggttAAAGAgattgggggggggattttggggtgagggTCTCAATTTGGGGGGGCTTTAAACCCATaaaaggggattttggggtgggggggcccaAAATGGGGGGGTTAAAGGGattggggggggttttggggtgggggtgtcaATTTAGGGGGGTTTATACCCATCccagtgggattttggggtgggggtgtcaATTTGGGGGGCTTTATAGCCATaaaaggggattttggggtgggggggcccaaaaggggggggggtaaagggattgggggggattttggggtgagggggtcccaaaatggggggggttaaagggattgggggggattttggggtgagggTCTCAATCTGGGGGGGCTTTAAACCCATTaaaaggggattttggggtgggggggaaaatgggggggggttaaagggattgggggggggattttggggtgggggtgtcaATTTGGGGGGGCTTTAAACCCATaaaaatgggattttggggtgggggggccaaaatgggggggggttaaagggattgggggggattttggggtgggggtcccaatttggggggggtttatACCCATAAaaatgggatttggggtggggggggccaAAATAGGGGGGGGTTAAAGGgattggggggattttggggtgggggtctcAATTTGGGGGGGCTTTTAAACCGATaaaaatgggattttggggtgggggggcccaATGTGGGGGGGCTTCAAACCCATCCCAATGGGATTTGGGGCTGAAAATCGCGTTCCTGGGGGGGTTTCCAGCCACCccaaggggatttggggtcggtttttttttttggggtgggggggggaaatttttggggtgcccccactCACCACCGGCCCTCggcttggggagggggcagcttCGGatcctcgccccccccccccattttgcaGGCGGTTGAACTCCAGGGCGCTGCGCACCGCCCGCCCCTCAAATTctaccccaaaaaaaaagggaaaaatttaGGGTCTGGGGGGTTTTTTGGGATCGGGGGGGATTTTAgggtccccccccaccccaaaattaAAAACCTCACCGGCGATGTCCAGGCGAAGGAGCAGCGGGGGCAGAGgacggtgctgggggggccggggcggggcaGGACCGAGCCGCATTCGGGGCAAAAATCCAGGCAGGTTTGGAAACAGGAcgaggggggggggctccaTGGCTTTttttggggacggggggggggttTTAGGTCGCCCCCGCGCCCCCCTTGTCCTAGTGTTTTGGCCCTATTAGGCACGGCGCCCTAATTCTTTCGGAGGAGGGTTTCTACCCCCGTTGTCCAAAATTGCAGTAAATTGCCCCAATTCCCACCCCAatcgccccaaatccccccaaactgccccaaatcaccccaaattCCTCCCCCAATTGCC from Anas platyrhynchos isolate ZD024472 breed Pekin duck chromosome 17, IASCAAS_PekinDuck_T2T, whole genome shotgun sequence includes the following:
- the PPP1R11 gene encoding E3 ubiquitin-protein ligase PPP1R11; protein product: MAEAAAESGGCGTATVTQSGTAEPENRSLTLKLRKRKPDKKVEWSSDTVDNEHLGRRSSKCCCIYEKPRAFGESSTESSEEEEEEEEEEEAEGCGNAHCVRGHKRGRGRRGGGGGTIGPIPPGGEPQTGPRDSGVNGPHGALRGCTEKGDSDPKKTESLTPNSRSLSPNGEILTLNGEILTPNIRSLTPSIEIPTPSIGS
- the POLR1H gene encoding LOW QUALITY PROTEIN: DNA-directed RNA polymerase I subunit RPA12 (The sequence of the model RefSeq protein was modified relative to this genomic sequence to represent the inferred CDS: inserted 1 base in 1 codon); this translates as MGVIGDGFGPWSPPPSSCFQTCLDFCPECGSVLPRPGPPSTVLCPRCSFXLDIAEFEGRAVRSALEFNRLQNGGGGRGSEAAPSPSRGPVVERRCPRCGHEGMAYHTRQMRSADEGQTVFYTCTRCRFQEKEDS